The Alistipes finegoldii DSM 17242 DNA segment GCTTGAGGATCATACCGCCGTACTTCTCCTTCCATTCCCAAGCGTATTCGAGGAACTTTTCGCGCGAGAGCGACGATTTTTCGATGCCCTTTTCGTGCAGCATCGCCACGACCTTGGCCTCGGTGGCGATCGACGCGTGGTCCATGCCCGGCACCCAGCAGGCGTTCCTGCCCGACATGCGGGCGCGGCGCACCAGCACGTCCTGCAGCGTGTTGTTGAGCATGTGACCCATGTGGAGCATGCCCGTTACGTTGGGGGGCGGAATTACGATCGTATAGGGTTCGCGCTGATCGGGTTCCGAGTGAAACAAGCGTTTTTCGATCCAGTAGTCGTACCATTTCGACTCGATCTCCTGCGGCGAGTATTTGTCTGCGATTTGCATAGGGATGAAATTGTTTTACTTCGTTATTTGACCTGCAAAGTTATTAACATTCTGTCAAAGATGAAATAAATATGACTAAAAAATCGTTACCTTTGCGACATTATATATTTGTAAGCTATGAGTAAAAAAGATAAATTCGAAACAATCGAAGTCGAAGACGTGAACCTGCTTCCCGATCTGCTCGACGGCAATCACCGCGTGATCCCCATCGTGACGGGCGGTGACGAAGTCGTCGAAGAGGTGGAGGTTCCTGAGATCATTCCGATTCTCACGCTGCGCAGCTCCGTGCTCTTTCCCGGCGCCATCACCCCCATTACGGTGGGCCGCGACAAGAGCATCAGTCTGGTGCGCGCCGTGAATGCCGAAGGCGGTATTCTGGGCGCCGTGCTGCAGCGCGAAAGCGACGTCGAAGACCCCGCGCCGGACGACATGTACAAGGTCGGCACCGCGGCGCGCATCATCAAGATTCTCGAAATGCCCAACGGCAACCTCACGGTGATCCTGAACGGCTTGGAGAAGGTCGAGATCCGCGAATACATTACTACCGAACCCTACTTCCGGGCCCGTGTCACCGCACTGCGCGATACCACGCCCGATCTGAAGAGCGTCGAGTTCGAAGCCCTCGTGGACTCGATCCGCGACGTGGCGCTCAATATCATCAACGTCTCGCCGTCGATGCCCAAGGAGGCGGCGTTCGCCATTAAGAACATCGACTCCAAGCGCGGCATCATCAACTTCATCTGCTCGAACATGGAGCTGACGGACGAGGACCGCCAGTCGCTGCTGGAAGCCCCCGGCCTGCTGGCCCGCGCCCGCAAGCTGCTCGAAATACTGATCCGCGAGCAGCAGCTGGCCGAGTTGAAAAACCAGATTCAGGAGCGCGTGAAGCAGGAGATCGACAAGCAGCAGCGCGACTACTACCTCCAGCAGCAGATGCGCACGATTCAGGACGAGCTGGGCGACGGCGCCGACGCCGACATCGAGAAGATGCGCGAGGAGGCCAAGAAGAAGAACTGGCCCAAGGAGGTCGGCGAGACCTTCGAGAAGGAGTTGCAGAAAGTCGAGCGGCTGAACCCCGCCGTAGCCGAGTATTCGGTGCAGATGACCTATCTGCAACTGTTGCTCGAACTGCCGTGGAACGACACGACCAAGGACAACCTCGACCTCAAGTGCGCCCGTGAACAGCTCGACCGCGACCATTTCGGTCTGGACGAGGTGAAGGAGCGTATTCTGGAGCATTTGGCTGTCATCAAGCTCAAGGGCGACCTCAAGTCGCCGATCCTCTGCCTCTACGGCCCTCCGGGCGTGGGCAAGACCTCGCTGGGCAAGTCGGTGGCGGCGGCGCTGGGCCGCAAGTTCGGCCGCATTTCGCTGGGCGGCCTGCACGACGAGTCCGAGATTCGCGGACACCGCCGCACCTACATCGGCGCCATGCCGGGCCGGATCATCCAGACCATCAAGCGGTGCGGTTCGTCGAACCCCGTGATTATCCTCGACGAGGTGGACAAGGTGACCGTTTCGAACCACGGCGACCCGTCGAGCGCACTGCTCGAAGTGCTCGATCCGGAACAGAACACCACCTTCCACGACAACTATATCGACATGGAGTACGACTTGTCGAAGGTGCTCTTCATCGCCACGGCCAACAACGTGGCCAACATCGCCCCGGCCCTGCGCGACCGTATGGAGATGATCAACATTCCGGGCTATCTGGTCGAGGAGAAGATCCGCATCGCTTTGGACCACCTGCTGCCCAAGCAGCGCGAGGCCCACGGCATCAAGGAGCAGGAACTCGTGATGACGCCCCAAATCGTCGAAGGCATCATCTCCGGCTACACCCGCGAGTCGGGCGTTCGCTCGCTCGACAAGCTGCTGGCTAAGATCGCCCGCGCCCGCGCCAAGCAGATCGCTTTCGACGAAGCCTTCGCGCCCGAAATCACGGCCAAGGACGTCGAGAAGATTCTCGGCATGCCCAAGTTCCTCCGCGAGGAGTACGAAGTGGGCGGCATGACAGGCGTGGTGACGGGTCTTGCGTGGACCGAGGTCGGCGGCGACATCCTCTACATCGAATCGGTGCTGACTCCCGGTAAGGGCAAAGTCAGCCTGACGGGTAATCTGGGCGAGGTGATGAAGGAGTCGGCGACGATCGCCCACGAGTGGGTGATGGCCCACCACGCGGAGCTGGGAATCGACGCTTCGGCGTTCGAGAAGAACGACATCAATATCCACGTGCCGGAGGGGGCGATTCCGAAGGACGGGCCGTCGGCCGGTATCACGATGGTGACCTCGATCGTCTCGACCTACACCGGACGCAAGGTGCGGGAGCGTATCGCCATGACGGGCGAAACGACCCTCCGCGGCCGCGTGATGCCCGTGGGCGGCGTCAGGGAGAAGATTCTGGCGGCCAAGCGCGCCGGCATCACCGAACTGATCCTTTCGGAGGAGAACCGCAAGGACATCGCCGAGATCAAACCCGAATACGTCGAAGGGCTGACGTTCCATTACGTGAAGACCAACGACGAAGTGCTGAAACTGGCGCTCGTCTGAAGCGAAGATGCAAGTAAAAGGTGAAAAGTTTTGATTTTCACCTTTTACTTTTTATTTTTATGGCTAAATAACCGAGACGATGAAATTTATCGCAATCATACCGGCGCGTTACGGCTCGACGCGCTTTCCGGGCAAGCCGCTGGCGATGCTGGGCGGCAGGCCCGTCATTCAGCGCGTCTATGAGCAGGTGGCGGGCGTGTTGGACGACGCCGTGGTCGCCACCGACGATGAGCGTATCTACGATACCGTGCTCGCTTTCGGCGGCCGGGCCGAGATGACCTCGCCGGACCACAAAAGCGGCACCGACCGTTGCTGGGAAGCCTATCTCAAACAGGGCAAGACCTACGACGTGGTGGTCAATGTGCAGGGCGACGAACCTTTTGTCCGGGCCTCGCAGCTGGAAGCCGTGAAACGCTGCTTCGACGATCCGGCGACCGACATCGCCACGCTGGTCAGGCCTTTCGCCGCGACGGACGGTCTCGAAGCCCTCGAAAATCCCAACTCCCCGAAAGTGGTGCTCGACGCGCAGTCGCGCGCCCTCTACTTCTCGCGTTCGGTGATCCCCTACTTGCGGGGCGTCGAACGGTCGGAGTGGCTGGCGCGCCATACGTTCTACAAGCATATCGGTCTCTATGCGTTCCGCACGGAGGTCCTGCGCGCGGTTACGGCCCTGCCGCAGTCCGCGCTCGAAAAGGCCGAGTCGCTCGAACAGCTTCGCTGGCTGGAGAACGGCTATAAGATCGGCGTGGGCGTTACCGATGCCGAGACCATCGGCATCGACACGCCCGAAGATCTGGAGAAGGCAGAAGCCTTCCTGATCAGGCATGGAAAATGAAAAGTCGGGAGTCGAAGCCCGGCTGCTTGGCGGGCGGCGGCTTCCCCGGCCTTTGTTCTTAACTCATAATCGAATCTTATGAAGATCAAATTTATCGCCGGACCGTGCGTCATCGAGTCTGTCGAACTGCTCGACACCGTGGCGCAGCGTCTTGTGGCGATCAACGAAAGACTCGGCGCGGACATCATTTTCAAGGCGTCGTTCGACAAGGCCAACCGCACCTCGATCTCGTCGTTCCGCGGCCCCGGACTCGAAAAGGGGCTTCGGATGCTCGCCGACGTGCGTGCGAAGTGGGGGCTGAAGCTGCTGACCGACATCCATGAATCGTGGCAGGCCGCGCCCGTGGGCGAAGTGGTCGACGTGATCCAGATTCCCGCGTTCCTCTGCCGCCAGACCGACCTGCTGGTCGCTGCCGCGAAGACGGGCAGGACGGTGAATATCAAGAAGGCGCAGTTCCTGTCGGGCGCCGACATGCTCTATCCCTACGAAAAGGCCCGCGATGCGGGCGCTTCGGAGATATGGCTCACCGAGCGCGGCAATATTTACGGCTACAACAACCTCGTCGTCGATTTCCGCAATATTGCGGACATGCTGCGCATCGCCCCGACCGTGGTGATGGACTGCACCCATTCGGTGCAGCGTCCCGGCGCCGCAGGCGGCAAGACGGGTGGCAACCGCGAATTCGTACCCGCCATGGCGCAGGCCGCCAAAGCCTTCGGCGCCAACGGCTTCTTCTTCGAAGTGCATCCCGACCCGGACCATGCCAAGAGCGACGGCCCGAACATGCTGCAGCTCGACGAACTGGAAAACCTCATTAAAACTCTGCTATAATGACCGATACCACGAAAGCCCAGATTCTCGATCTGGCCCGCAAGGCGATCAACACCGAACTGCTGGCGCTCAAGCGCATGAAGGAGACGTTGGGCGATAACTTCGCCGACGCCGTCGAAATGATCCTTTCGGGTCAGGGCAAATGTATCGTTACGGGCATGGGCAAGTCGGGGCTGGTGGGACGCAAGATCGCCGCGACGCTCGCCTCGACCGGTACGCCCAGCTTCTTCCTGCATCCCGGCGAAGCCTTTCACGGCGATCTGGGCATGATCTCGAAAGAGGATGTCGTGCTGGCGCTCTCCTATTCGGGCGAGACCGACGAAATCCTGAAAATCGTGCCTTTCATCCACTCCAACGGCAACAAGCTGATCTCGATGACCGGCAATCCCGAATCCGCGCTGGCCAAGAACTCCGACGTGCACCTCGACGTGAGCGTCGAAGAGGAAGCCTGCATCCTGCACCTCGCGCCGACGACCTCGACCACGGCGCAGATCGCCATGGGCGACGCGCTGGCCGTGTCGCTGATGCAGATGCGGGGCTTTACGAGCGTCGATTTCGCACGCCTGCATCCGGGCGGAAGCCTCGGACGCCGCCTGCTGATGACCGTCGGCAACGTGATGCGTTCGCACGATCTTCCGGTCGTGGCGCCCGATTGCTCGGCGACGGACATGATCCACGCCATCAGCAAGGGCGGACTGGGACTCATCATCATCTGCGACGGCGACCGCATCGAGGGCATCGTGACCGACGGCGACGTGCGCCGCGCCATGGAGCGCCGCCGCGCCGAGTTCTTCAACATCAAGGCCGCCGATATCGCTACGCCGAATCCGAAGACGATCTCTGCCGACCGGAAGCTGATCGAAGCCGAGAAGATGATGACCCGCAACAAGGTCACCTCGCTGCTCGTGACCGACGAAGCCGGCAAACTGCAGGGCGTGATCCAGATTTACGACATAAAACTGTAGCGGGTGTTCATCGTACTGCTGACTTACAAACTGCCGCTTGCGGAGGTCGAACGGCACCTCGCGGCGCACCGCGAATACCTCGACCGTCAGTATGCCGCAGGGACGTTTCTCTGTTCGGGGCCGCAGAATCCCCGGACGGGCGGCGTCATTCTCTGCCGCGCCGCGGACCGTGCTGCGGTCGAGACCCTGACGGCGGAGGACCCGTTCCGCATCCACGGCGTCGCCGATTACGAGATCATCGAATTCTCGCCCGTCAAACGCCTGCCCGGATTCGAAGCTTTCCTTTGATTTAACCGTTTGCTTAACCCGACCGATATGAAATCCTTCCTCTTCTCTCTTGCCGCGCTGGCCTTGTGCGGAGCCTGTTCGCAAAATACCGGGGTTACCTCCCCCGACGGCACGATCCGTCTGGCGTTCGCCGTAGACTCCGCCGGACGCATGACCTATTCGGTTACGGACGGCGGTGTCCGGCTGTTCGAACCCTCCCGACTGGGATTCGAAGCCGCCGAGGCCGATCTCGGCGGTGGTTTCGCCGTCGAGCATGTGTCGCGCACGAGCGTCGATGAGACGTGGACCCAGCCGTGGGGCGAGAACAAGGAGAACCGCAGCCGTTACAATGAAATGGCTGTGCGGCTGCGCAACGGCGGCGGCGTGCGGCTGACGCTGCGCTTCAGGCTCTTCGACGACGGGCTGGGATTCCGCTACGAATATGAAGCGTCCGGGGCGGATTCGCTCCGCGTGACGGACGAACTGACCGAATTCCGTTTCGCCGCCGACGGCGATTCGTGGACCATTCCCGCCAGCTTCGACACCTACGAACTGCTTTACCGCAAACTTCCGCTGAGCGAACTGGCCGACGCCAATACCCCCGCGACGTTCAAGGTCGGCGGCCTCTACGGCAGTATCCACGAAGCGGCCTTGTACGACTTTCCCGAAATGACGCTTCGCAAGACGTACGGACTTGCGTTCAAATCGGATCTCGCGCCTTTGCCCGACGGCACGAAAGCGCATGTCGGCAATAAATTTACGACCGCGTGGCGCACCGTGCAGCTGGCGCCCGATGCCGTGGGGCTGATCAATTCGTCGCTGATTCTCAATCTGAACGAACCTTCGAAGATCGGGGATACGAGCTGGATCCGTCCGATGAAGTACGTCGGCGTGTGGTGGGGCATGCACCTCGGCGTCGAGACGTGGGCGATGGACGACCGCCACGGCGCGACGACCGAAAACGCCAAACGCCATATCGACTTCGCGGCGGCCAACAATATTCAGGGAGTGCTGTTCGAGGGCTGGAACGAAGGCTGGGAGAACTGGGGCGGCAGCCAGTCGTTCGACTTCACGAAGCCCTATGCCGACTTCGACATCGCAGAGATCGTGCGTTACGCCCGCGAACGCGGGATCGAGATCATCGGCCATCACGAAACGGGCGGCAACATTCCCGATTACGAACGCCAGCTGGAGCGCGCCGTCAAATGGTACGCCGATTTGGGAATACACAACCTCAAAACGGGCTATGCCGGCGGTATCTCCGGCGGCAACAACCATCACGGGCAGTACATGGTGCGCCATTACCAGCACGTGGTCGAGACGGCCGCGAAATACCGGATGACGGTCAATGCGCACGAACCGATCAAGGACTGCGGCATCCGTCGCACGTGGCCCAACATGATGTCGCGCGAAGGTGCGCGCGGCAAGGAGTGGGATGCTTGGAGCGCGGGCAATCCGCCGTCGCACGAAGTGACGCTGCCTTTTACGCGCCTGCTCGCCGGGCCGATGGACTTCACGCCCGGCACGTTCGACATTCTCTATGAAAATACGCGCAACTCGCCGCGCCGCAAACTCTGGAACTGCGGTCCTGAGGTCGATATGCGCGTGAATACGACCCTTGCCAAGCAGATCGCCGAGTGGGTGATCATCTATTCGCCCGTGCAGATGGCTTCGGACCTGATCGAAAATTACGAGGGGCATCCCGCTTTCCGGTTCTTCCGCGACTTCGATGCGGACTGCGACTGGTCGCGCGCGCTGGCGGGCGAACCGGGCGAATTCGTCGCCGTGGTGCGCCGCGCGGGGGAGAATTATTTTCTGGGTGCGGCGACCGACGAACAGCCCCGCACGCTGTCGCTGCCGCTCGACTTCCTGAAACCCGGCACGAAATACCGCGCGACGATCTACGCCGACGGTCCCGATGCCGATTGGAAGACGAATCCCACTTCCTATACCATTTCGGAACGCGAGGTTTCATCCGCCGATACGCTCGAAGTGGCGATGGCTCCGGGCGGCGGGCAGGCCGTGAGCTTCATGCCCGCTATATAGCGGCGCAAGTCGTCGGGAACTCTCGGCCCCGAAGCCCTCAGCCCCGGATGTAATGCGGCATCTCGGCGGGTATTTCCATCGAAATCTCCACCAGACCGCCTACCTTGTCCCCGGTCCGCCAAGCCGTCTGATAGATCATCTTGCGGACTCCCTGTTTCTCGATGGTGTAGGCGTTCGAACCGCCCTCGGCCGTCAGGCGGCGGATGATTTCGCGCGAACGTTCGTTGTGGCAGCCGAAAAGATTGCTGCCGATCAGATTGCCGTGCCGGATATAGGTCGCACGGGCTTTCTCGTTCATGTAAAGGATCACGCCTTCGGTGTCGCAGACCGTGACGGCGCAGTTCATGCCGTCGGCCCAAGGGAAAGGATTTTCTGTCGTCATGGCTGTTCGTTTTGTGTCGGTGGGAAGAGAGCCCCTCTCCTTGCGGAAAGAGGACGGCTGCATCTGCGCGGGCCGAGGGTCACTGCTGTATCTTGACCAGCTGTTCGCGGTAGGCGTTCAGGATGCGGGATTTGGAGATGAAGCCCATGTAGCGGTTCTGTTTGTCCACGACGGGCAGCATCCACGTATGTTTGTCCTCGAACTTCTGGACGACGCTCTGGATGGCTTCATGCTCCAGAATCTTGTCGGGCGGCTGAATCATGTAGTCCGAAATCGGATGGCCGTATTTCTCGCGTTTGAACATGTCTTCGCGCAGGTCGTCCAGCTGGATGATGCCGAGCAGATGCCCGAAGTTGTCGATCACGGGGAAGATGTTGCGGCGCGCCGTCGAAATGATGTGTACGATGTCGCCCAGCGTGAAGTTCTCCCTGATGCGCAGGAAATCGGTCTCCATCAGTTCGTCGAGTTTCAGGAAGACGAAGACCGACTGGTCCTTGTCGTGGGTCAGCAGCTCCCCGCGCAGGCGCAGCTGCTTGGTGTAGATCGAATCCGGATCGAGGTAGTAGTCCACGGCGAACGAGATGCAGGCGGTGATCATCAGCGGAATGAACAGCCCGTAACCGTTCGAGAGTTCGGCGATCAGGAAGATCGAAGTCAGCGGCGCCTTCATCACGCCCGACATGACGCCCGCCATGCCGACCAGCGTGAACGAGACGATCGACACGTCCCAGTCGAAGAAGGCGCTGCACAGCAGGGCTATCGACGCGCCCGTGAATGCGCCCACGAACAGCGACGGGGCGAATGTTCCGCCCACGCCGCCCGCGGCGTTGGTCGAAGCCATGGCGATGACCTTGAAGAACATCGTGGCGATGACGAAGAGTATGACAACCCAGTCGATGTCGCTGAAACGGTAGAAGAGCGAATTGTCGAAGAGTTTTTCTGCCTGTCCGTGCATCAGCGAGGTGAATCCTTCGTAACCCTCGCCGTAGAGCGGCGGGAAAATGAAGATCAGGACTCCGAGCACGGTGCCCCCGACGATCCACTTCTTGTACTGCTTGTCGATCTTCTTGAAAAGCGTGCTCACGCGCAGGTTCGTCGAGGTGAAATACCACGACATCAGTCCGCAGCATACGCCCAGCAGGATGAAGAGCGGTATCTGCCAGAGTTCGAACGCATCTGCGGGTGCCAGCGTCACGGCCAGAATCGGGTCGAAGCCCCGCAGCATGAAGGCCATCGTCGTGGCCGTGATCGAGGCGATGAGCAGCGGAATGACCGATCCTGCGGTGATGTCGAGCATCAGGATTTCCAGCACGAACACCACGCCCGTGATCGGAGCCTTGAAAATGGCGGCCAGCGCCGCGCCGGCGCCGCAGCAGAGCAGCAGCGTGGTGTGCTTGTAGTTGAGCCGCGCGATCCGTCCGACATTCGAGCCGATGGCGGCTCCCGTCAGCACGATGGGAGCCTCAGGTCCCACCGAACCGCCGAATCCGATGGTCGTGGCGCCGCCGACGATCGAGGTCCAGCAGTTGTGGCCCGCGATGCGCGAATTGCGGCTCGACATGGCGTAGAGCACGCGCGTGACGCCCTCCGAAATATTGTCCCGGACGATGTATTTGACGAACAGCGTCGCCAGAATGATGCCGACGGCGGGGTAGATCAGGAACAGGATGTGGGCGCTGTCCACCGGAAACCAGTTGGTCAGTCCGTATTTGATGCCGTACAGCAGCATCTCGAACAGATAGGTGCCCACTCCGGCGAGCACGCCGACGACCACGGCCAGAAGCATCATGATCTGGCTGTTGCTCAGCCGCCTCGTGAGGCGGAGGAACGTGCGGTAGATGTGGTCGGCGCGTAAGTTCAAATCCGTCGTGGTTTTATTGCTGTTGCGGTTTTATTCCTTGTGTGCGAAATGTTCGGCCTGACTTGCGATCAGCTCCTTGTCGTCGAAGTAGTCGATCTTCATGGCGCGTTTCACGTCGGCGAGCGTTGCGGCGGCGACTTCGCGGGCCGCTTCCGACCCCGCGCGGAGGATTTCGTACACCTCGCCGATGCGTCCCTCGTAATATTTGCGGCGTTCGCGGAACGGCTCCAGCATCTCGTTCAGCACCGCGATCAGGAACTTCTTGACCTTCACGTCGCCCAAGCCTCCGCGGCGGTAGTGGGCTTTCAGCTCCTCCAGCGAAGGGTAGTCGGGCAGGTATTTCGGGAAGTGTTCGGGACGGCTGAAGGCGTCGAGGTAGGTGAATACCATGTTGCCCTCCACCTTGCCCGGATCCTCCACGCGCAGGTGGTCGGGATCGGTGTACATGCCCATGACCTTCTTCTTGATCTCATCGGCGCTGTCCGACAGGTAGATGCAGTTGCAGAGCGACTTCGACATCTTGGCTTTGCCGTCGGTTCCCGGCAGCCGCATGCAGACCGCGTTTTCGGGCAGCAGAATCTCCGGTTCGACCAGCGCGGGGCCGTATACCGTGTTGAATTTGTGGACGATTTCGCGCGTCTGCTCGATCATCGGCTCCTGATCCTCGCCTGCGGGTACGGTCGTGGCTTTGAAAGCCGTGATGTCCGCCGCCTGACTGATCGGGTATGTGAAGAATCCGACGGGAATGCCCTGACGCTGCTGGGTGTCGCCCTCCGTGTTGTTCTCGGCAAAGCCGCGCAGCTGGATTTCGGCCTTCACGGTCGGGTTGCGCTGCAGGCGCTGTACCGTGACGAGGTTCATATAGTAGAACGCCAGTTCGCACAGTTCGGGAATCTGCGACTGGATGAAAAGCGTCGATTTGTTCGGGTCGAGACCGACCGAAAGGTAGTCGAGGGCGACTTCGATGATGTTCTGGCGCACTTTTTCGGGGTTGTCGGCGTTGTCGGTCAGCGCCTGCGCGTCGGCGATCATGATGAAGATGCGTTCAAATTCGCCCGACTCCTGCAGTTCGACGCGGCGGCGCAGCGAACCCACGTAGTGTCCCAGATGAAGCCGGCCCGTCGGACGGTCGCCGGTAAGAATGATTTTTCCCATAAAACGATTAATCCTCCGCTTGACGAATTTAAGTTACGTATGGTTTCGGGGCAGCTCCAGAGATGCGGAATTCGCCAAGCTCGCATTACGGCATCCTCGATGCCGGTTCCACATCCGGAATCCTGCCCAAACTCCCTTTCTGCCGGGAGTTCCGGCTTCCCCGCGGCACTGAAACTGCGGTGAAAATCAGTGCCGGCTCTCGTTTTTTCGGTATTTTGTGGACAAACATACGAAAAAGCGCGCGAGCGACCTAATAAAGTTGTTGTTTATAGATTTTTTTTATATTTTTGCTCGTCGGAATAATTGTCTACTATGACTATAATTCAGCTTGAATACCTGTTGGCCGTAGCCAACTGCGGCAGTTTTTCGCTGGCCGCCGAACATTGTTTCGTGACCCAGCCCTCGCTGAGCATGCAGGTCAAAGCCCTCGAAGAGGAGCTGGGCGTGGTGCTGCTCGACCGTTCGAAGAAGCCCGTGATCCCGACCGAAGCGGGCGACGTGGTGCTGGAGCGTGCCCGCGAAACGCTGCGGGCCTATAACAACATCCGCGAATCGGTGGCCGAACTCAAGGGCGAGACGTCGGGTAAACTCCGGCTGGGCGTCATCCCGACCATTGCCCCGTACCTGCTGCACAAATTCATCCTCGCTTTCGTGCGCGATTATCCCAAAGTCGAACTGGAGATCTCCGAGATGATCACTTCCGACATCGTCGAGGCCCTCAAGCGCGACCGTATCGACGCGGCGCTGGTGGCCAGCGGCACCTGCGGCGAGGGGATTCTGGAGCAGGAACTCTTCAACGACCGTTTCTTCGCATACGTTTCGCCCGAAAACGCCCTTTATGAGCGCTCAAACATCCGCATCGAGGACATCGACCTGCGCGATCTGGTGATTCTGAGCGCAGGAAACTGTATGCGCGACCAGATCATCGAACTCTGTCAGGCCAAGCGCGACATGCCGTCGCACTACTCGTTCGAATCGGGTTCGCTCGATACGCTCATGCGCATCGTGGACTGCACGTCGTGTCTTACGATCATTCCCGAAATGGCTGTCGAATACATTCCCGCGGATCACCGCGACCGGCTGAAGATGCTGGCCAAAGGCGCCACGTCGCGCAAGATCGCGGTCGCCGTGCGCCGGACCTATGTCAAAAGTTCGATCATCAAGGCCCTGACCGATACGATTATGGCCAATGCCCCGGAGGTCGGGAACTGACGTGCTTTTCACGAAATGAATGCGCCCGGCGGTTTTTTCTGCCGGGCGCGTTTTGTTTTTCGGATCCTGTTTTTTCGTTCCGGTCTGTGGCGCGTTGCTGCTCCGGTCTGTGGCGCGCCGCTGTTCCGCCCTATGCCGCGTCGTCATCCTCGGTCTGCATCGGTCGCCGTCCCCGTTTGTGCCGTGTCGCCGCTCTCGCCTTGTGCCGTGCCGCTGTTCCGCCCTGTGCCGTGTCGTCATCCTCGGCCTGCATCGGTCGCCGTCCCCGTTTGTGCCCTGTCGCCGCTCCGATTTGCGTCGCATTGTCATCCGCTGTCTGCGTCGTGTCGCCGTTCCGGTTTGCGGATGGCCGCCGCCGGAGAATTCTGCGGACGGTTTGGCGGGGAATCTGTGCGGGCTGCGGGGCTCTTGCGGCCTTTCCCTGCGTTGCGGCGATTCCGGTCGGGTCGCCCGCCCGCTTTTTTGTAGCTCTTAATTTTCAAATCTCATTCTATTTTCGTACCTTTGCAAGGTTATAGACACCTATTGAAGATTTATGGATAAACTGATCGAAACTATCGTAAGTGCGATTGAAGATAAAAAGGGTAAGGATATTGTATCGTTGGACCTCTCAGGTTTCGACGGAGCCATATGCTCCCGGTTCATCGTGTGCAACGCCGATTCCACGACGCAGGTCTGCGCCATTGCCGCAAGCATCGAAGAGAAGGTGCTCGAAACGCTGGGCGAGAAGGTCTGGCGCATCGAAGGCCAGCAGAACGGCGTATGGGTCGCCATGGACTACGTGGACGTCGTGGTGCATATTTTC contains these protein-coding regions:
- a CDS encoding KpsF/GutQ family sugar-phosphate isomerase, which encodes MTDTTKAQILDLARKAINTELLALKRMKETLGDNFADAVEMILSGQGKCIVTGMGKSGLVGRKIAATLASTGTPSFFLHPGEAFHGDLGMISKEDVVLALSYSGETDEILKIVPFIHSNGNKLISMTGNPESALAKNSDVHLDVSVEEEACILHLAPTTSTTAQIAMGDALAVSLMQMRGFTSVDFARLHPGGSLGRRLLMTVGNVMRSHDLPVVAPDCSATDMIHAISKGGLGLIIICDGDRIEGIVTDGDVRRAMERRRAEFFNIKAADIATPNPKTISADRKLIEAEKMMTRNKVTSLLVTDEAGKLQGVIQIYDIKL
- a CDS encoding YciI family protein, with translation MFIVLLTYKLPLAEVERHLAAHREYLDRQYAAGTFLCSGPQNPRTGGVILCRAADRAAVETLTAEDPFRIHGVADYEIIEFSPVKRLPGFEAFL
- the kdsB gene encoding 3-deoxy-manno-octulosonate cytidylyltransferase — protein: MKFIAIIPARYGSTRFPGKPLAMLGGRPVIQRVYEQVAGVLDDAVVATDDERIYDTVLAFGGRAEMTSPDHKSGTDRCWEAYLKQGKTYDVVVNVQGDEPFVRASQLEAVKRCFDDPATDIATLVRPFAATDGLEALENPNSPKVVLDAQSRALYFSRSVIPYLRGVERSEWLARHTFYKHIGLYAFRTEVLRAVTALPQSALEKAESLEQLRWLENGYKIGVGVTDAETIGIDTPEDLEKAEAFLIRHGK
- a CDS encoding glycoside hydrolase family 97 protein; the encoded protein is MKSFLFSLAALALCGACSQNTGVTSPDGTIRLAFAVDSAGRMTYSVTDGGVRLFEPSRLGFEAAEADLGGGFAVEHVSRTSVDETWTQPWGENKENRSRYNEMAVRLRNGGGVRLTLRFRLFDDGLGFRYEYEASGADSLRVTDELTEFRFAADGDSWTIPASFDTYELLYRKLPLSELADANTPATFKVGGLYGSIHEAALYDFPEMTLRKTYGLAFKSDLAPLPDGTKAHVGNKFTTAWRTVQLAPDAVGLINSSLILNLNEPSKIGDTSWIRPMKYVGVWWGMHLGVETWAMDDRHGATTENAKRHIDFAAANNIQGVLFEGWNEGWENWGGSQSFDFTKPYADFDIAEIVRYARERGIEIIGHHETGGNIPDYERQLERAVKWYADLGIHNLKTGYAGGISGGNNHHGQYMVRHYQHVVETAAKYRMTVNAHEPIKDCGIRRTWPNMMSREGARGKEWDAWSAGNPPSHEVTLPFTRLLAGPMDFTPGTFDILYENTRNSPRRKLWNCGPEVDMRVNTTLAKQIAEWVIIYSPVQMASDLIENYEGHPAFRFFRDFDADCDWSRALAGEPGEFVAVVRRAGENYFLGAATDEQPRTLSLPLDFLKPGTKYRATIYADGPDADWKTNPTSYTISEREVSSADTLEVAMAPGGGQAVSFMPAI
- the kdsA gene encoding 3-deoxy-8-phosphooctulonate synthase, giving the protein MKIKFIAGPCVIESVELLDTVAQRLVAINERLGADIIFKASFDKANRTSISSFRGPGLEKGLRMLADVRAKWGLKLLTDIHESWQAAPVGEVVDVIQIPAFLCRQTDLLVAAAKTGRTVNIKKAQFLSGADMLYPYEKARDAGASEIWLTERGNIYGYNNLVVDFRNIADMLRIAPTVVMDCTHSVQRPGAAGGKTGGNREFVPAMAQAAKAFGANGFFFEVHPDPDHAKSDGPNMLQLDELENLIKTLL
- the lon gene encoding endopeptidase La codes for the protein MSKKDKFETIEVEDVNLLPDLLDGNHRVIPIVTGGDEVVEEVEVPEIIPILTLRSSVLFPGAITPITVGRDKSISLVRAVNAEGGILGAVLQRESDVEDPAPDDMYKVGTAARIIKILEMPNGNLTVILNGLEKVEIREYITTEPYFRARVTALRDTTPDLKSVEFEALVDSIRDVALNIINVSPSMPKEAAFAIKNIDSKRGIINFICSNMELTDEDRQSLLEAPGLLARARKLLEILIREQQLAELKNQIQERVKQEIDKQQRDYYLQQQMRTIQDELGDGADADIEKMREEAKKKNWPKEVGETFEKELQKVERLNPAVAEYSVQMTYLQLLLELPWNDTTKDNLDLKCAREQLDRDHFGLDEVKERILEHLAVIKLKGDLKSPILCLYGPPGVGKTSLGKSVAAALGRKFGRISLGGLHDESEIRGHRRTYIGAMPGRIIQTIKRCGSSNPVIILDEVDKVTVSNHGDPSSALLEVLDPEQNTTFHDNYIDMEYDLSKVLFIATANNVANIAPALRDRMEMINIPGYLVEEKIRIALDHLLPKQREAHGIKEQELVMTPQIVEGIISGYTRESGVRSLDKLLAKIARARAKQIAFDEAFAPEITAKDVEKILGMPKFLREEYEVGGMTGVVTGLAWTEVGGDILYIESVLTPGKGKVSLTGNLGEVMKESATIAHEWVMAHHAELGIDASAFEKNDINIHVPEGAIPKDGPSAGITMVTSIVSTYTGRKVRERIAMTGETTLRGRVMPVGGVREKILAAKRAGITELILSEENRKDIAEIKPEYVEGLTFHYVKTNDEVLKLALV